In Eriocheir sinensis breed Jianghai 21 chromosome 52, ASM2467909v1, whole genome shotgun sequence, one genomic interval encodes:
- the LOC126982912 gene encoding U5 small nuclear ribonucleoprotein 200 kDa helicase-like, with translation MADQTARQLQYEYKANSNLVLQADVRLIERRSKDEATGEVMSLTGKLEGTRMGDRYQRTKPQQPKEEQRRSKKQKREETPTIAVKNMSILELDDMADIFYRPKSTETKQTYEVILSFIQEALGDQPRDVMCGAADEVLAVLKNDKLKDRERKKETEELLGSLAEERFAVLVNLGKKITDFGHDSKTVASEAVLDETHGVNVQFEDSEEEEEEDVAGEVGEEEEEEGENEEAVTNSHAIHAESLAGREQGGAKKERTLSPHDIGAHWLQRELNRFYNDPIQAQTKSSDVLEILKSAKDDRECENKLVLNLGYDKFEFIKVLCKNRQMVLYCTLLASAQSEGEKEDVRRIMMAEPSLKRILALLENEEEAMDVSKDGEDTGGSRPRRINTEAMETDDKSGQVSGHREYIDLESLVFASGSHYNSNKKCHLPEGSTRQMKKGYDEIHVPALKPKPFAPDETLVPIANLPAYAQPAFDGFKNLNRIQSKLNTAAMESDENLLLCAPTGAGKTNVALLTILREVGKNTNADGTINSEAFKIIYVAPMRSLVTEMTQNFSKRLEPYGLKVGELTGDHQLTREQIMETQIIVCTPEKWDVITRRGGERAYTQLVRLIIFDEIHLLHDDRGPVLEALVARTLRNAETTGDAVRLVGLSATLPNYEDVAAFLRVNLKTGLYFFDNSFRPVPLSQQYIGITEKKAIKRYQVMNDILYEKVMEHAGKNQILIFVHSRKETGKTAKAILDMCLEKDTLGNFLREGSASTEVLRTEAEQVKNNDLKGLLPYGFAIHHAGMNRVDRNLVEDLFADRHIQVLVSTATLAWGVNLPAHTVIIKGTQVYDASKGRWVELGALDILQMLGRAGRPQYDTKGEGILITNHSELQYYLSLMNQQLPIESQLLSRLPDLLNAEIVLGTVQSVREAAAWLGYTYLYVRMLRSGTQYAVQGDTSDKYLQQHRANLIHSAALKLEKSNLIKYDKKSGHFQVTELGRIASYFYITCETMNVYNQQLKPTLSEIELFRVFSQSSEFKNIMVREEEKLELKKLMERVPIPIKESVEEPSAKVNILLQAYISQLKLDGFALMSDMVYVTQSAGRLMRAMFEIVLHRGWAQLADKTLNLCKMVDKRMWQSMSPLRQFRKIPEEAIRKLEKKSVPWERLYDLGPNEIGELIRMPKGGKMIHKYIHQLPKLDLETHIQPITRQMLKVELTITPDFKWDEKVHGRSEAFWVMVEDVDAENILHHEYFLLKQKFAEDEHVIKFFVPVFEPLHPHYFIRITSDKWLSAETQLPVSFRHLILPEKYPPPTELLDLQPLPITALRNPQYELLYRTLNKQQQFNPIQTQVFNATYNSDDSVFVAAPTGSGKTLCAEFAILRTFSQDENARCVYVASKDEIVESMYEHWQDRFSSLDKRVVLLTGETGADLKLLNKANIVVSTAEKWDVLSRRWKQRKNVQNISLFIVDELQLMGGSDGPTLEVVCSRIRYIASKISRHIRIVALSSSLANARDVAQWLGCSSNFTFNFHPNVRPLPLELHIQGFNNPHNASRLYAMAKPAYLAILRHSPHKPAMVFVPSRKQSMITASDLLTFAAADKEPQRFLLVSPEEVAELLPQIGDEMLRELVGQGVGYLHEGLTARDRRLVERLFEAEAIQVVVVSRALCWAITAPAHLVVITDTQSYNGRLHTYEDYPITDTLQMVGRANRPTEDDEAKCVLMCHSSKKDYFKKFLYEPLPIESHLDHALHDHFNAEIVTRTIENKQEAVDYVTWTFLYRRMTQNPNYYGLQGVSHRHLSDHLSDLVESTLHDLEESRCITIEDDMDTAPLNLGIIASYYYINYTTIELFNKSLNSKTKIRGLLEIISSAAEYESVPIRHGEDDALRRLAQKVPNKPEGKVSDPHTKTNLLLQAHLSRLTLSAELQQDTELVLGRALRLIQACVDVLSSNGWLAPALSAMTLAQMVTQAMWSKDSYLKQLPHFNGEIVERCEAKEVTSVFDILELEDDDRNRLLQLSDAQMTDVARFCNRYPSINLDYEVMEADGITSGSMVNVDVVLEREDEPGPVIAPLFPHKREEGWWVIIGDPKPNSLISIKRLTLQQKAKVKLDFVAPSEGSYEYRLYFMSDAYMGCDQEYKVPLRVREAESESESDSD, from the exons ATGGCGGACCAGACCGCCCGCCAGCTTCAGTATGAGTACAAGGCG AACTCAAACCTTGTGCTTCAAGCAGATGTACGGCTCATCGAGCGGCGCAGCAAAGATGAGGCGACAGGCGAAGTCATGTCCCTTACAGGCAAGCTGGAAGGGACGCGCATGGGTGACCGCTACCAGCGCACAAAGCCACAGCAACCAAAGGAGGAGCAGCGGCGGTCCAAGAAACAGAAACGTGAGGAGACACCAACCATCGCCGTCAAGAACATGAGCATCCTGGAGCTGGATGACATGGCGGACATCTTCTACCGCCCCAAGAGCACAGAGACCAAACAGACTTACGAAGTGATCCTGTCCTTCATCCAGGAGGCGCTCGGAGACCAGCCACGCGATGTGATGTGTGGTGCCGCGGATGAGGTACTGGCAGTGCTGAAAAACGACAAGTTGAAGGACAGAGAGCGCAAGAAAGAAACGGAGGAGCTTCTCGGATCCCTGGCAGAGGAACGGTTTGCAGTGCTTGTCAACCTTGGTAAAAAGATCACTGACTTTGGCCACGACTCCAAGACAGTCGCCAGTGAGGCTGTGCTGGATGAGACCCATGGTGTCAATGTCCAGTTTGAGGactcagaggaagaagaagaggaggacgtggctggggaggtgggagaggaggaggaggaagagggggagaatgaaGAAGCAGTGACCAATTCCCATGCCATTCATGCCGAGAGCCTGGCTGGCAGGGAGCAAGGTGGTGCCAAGAAGGAACGCACGCTGTCGCCACACGATATTGGCGCTCACTGGCTACAGCGGGAGCTGAATCGCTTTTATAACGACCCCATCCAAGCCCAGACCAAGTCCAGTGATGTTCTGGAAATCCTCAAGTCTGCCAAGGACGACCGAGAGTGTGAGAACAAGCTGGTGCTCAACTTGGGCTACGACAAGTTTGAGTTCATCAAGGTGCTGTGCAAGAACCGGCAGATGGTCCTCTACTGCACGCTGCTCGCCTCAGCCCAGtctgaaggggagaaggaagacgtGCGGCGCATCATGATGGCAGAGCCCAGCCTGAAGCGGATCCTGGCGCTcctggagaatgaggaagaggcgaTGGATGTCTCCAAGGATGGTGAAGACACGGGGGGATCACGGCCGCGCAGGATCAACACGGAGGCCATGGAGACAGACGACAAGAGTGGCCAGGTGTCCGGCCACAGGGAGTACATAGACTTGGAGAGCCTCGTCTTTGCTTCGGGCTCCCATTACAATTCCAACAAGAAGTGCCACCTTCCCGAAGGCTCCACGCGGCAGATGAAGAAAGGCTACGACGAGATACACGTCCCAGCCCTCAAGCCCAAGCCCTTCGCGCCAGACGAGACCTTGGTGCCCATCGCCAACCTGCCGGCGTATGCCCAGCCAGCGTTTGACGGCTTCAAAAACTTGAACCGCATCCAGAGCAAGCTGAACACAGCCGCCATGGAAAGTGACGAGAACCTCCTGCTGTGTGCTCCAACAGGTGCTGGCAAAACCAACGTGGCACTGCTCACCATTCTGCGGGAGGTCGGCAAGAACACCAACGCTGATGGCACCATCAACTCCGAGGCTTTCAAGATCATCTACGTGGCTCCCATGCGCTCCCTCGTCACAGAGATGACACAGAACTTTTCCAAGAGGCTGGAGCCATATGGCCTCAAGGTTGGGGAGCTGACGGGAGACCACCAACTCACCCGGGAGCAGATCATGGAGACGCAGATCATCGTGTGCACGCCGGAGAAGTGGGACGTCATCACCCGCCGCGGGGGGGAGCGCGCCTACACACAGCTGGTGCGGCTCATCATATTTGACGAGATCCATCTCCTGCACGATGACCGCGGCCCCGTCCTGGAGGCACTCGTTGCCAGGACACTGAGGAACGCGGAGACCACTGGGGACGCAGTGAGGCTGGTGGGGCTGTCCGCCACACTCCCCAACTACGAGGATGTGGCTGCCTTCCTGAGGGTCAACCTGAAGACCGGCCTCTACTTCTTTGACAACAGCTTCCGGCCCGTGCCACTCTCCCAGCAGTACATCGGCATCACAGAGAAGAAGGCCATCAAGCGCTACCAGGTGATGAATGACATCCTCTATGAGAAGGTGATGGAGCATGCCGGCAAGAACCAGATCCTGATATTTGTCCACTCcaggaaggagacaggaaagaCAGCCAAGGCCATCCTGGACATGTGCCTGGAGAAGGACACTCTCGGGAACTTCCTGCGTGAGGGCTCGGCGTCCACAGAGGTGCTGCGGACAGAGGCGGAGCAGGTGAAAAACAACGACCTCAAGGGTCTCCTGCCCTATGGGTTTGCCATCCATCACGCCGGAATGAACCGCGTTGACCGTAACTTGGTGGAGGACCTGTTTGCCGACCGACATATCCAGGTGCTGGTGTCCACGGCCACTCTGGCCTGGGGTGTCAACCTGCCGGCCCACACCGTCATCATCAAGGGGACGCAGGTGTACGATGCCAGCAAGGGCCGCTGGGTGGAGCTGGGAGCGCTGGACATCCTGCAGATGCTGGGTCGAGCTGGTCGACCCCAGTACGACACGAAGGGTGAGGGCATCCTGATCACCAACCACTCAGAGCTGCAGTACTACCTCTCCCTCATGAACCAGCAGCTGCCCATCGAGTCCCAGCTGCTCTCCCGCCTTCCTGACCTGCTCAACGCCGAGATAGTCCTGGGAACAGTGCAGAGTGTGCGGGAGGCGGCGGCCTGGCTGGGCTACACCTATCTCTACGTGCGCATGCTGAGGAGCGGCACACAGTACGCCGTGCAGGGGGACACCTCCGACAAGTACCTCCAGCAGCACCGGGCAAACCTGATACACTCCGCTGCCCTCAAGCTGGAGAAGAGCAACCTCATCAAGTATGACAAGAAGTCCGGCCATTTCCAGGTGACCGAGCTCGGACGCATTGCCAGTTACTTCTATATCACCTGCGAGACCATGAACGTGTACAACCAGCAGCTCAAGCCCACCCTTAGCGAGATAGAGCTGTTCCGTGTGTTTTCCCAGAGCTCGGAGTTCAAGAACATcatggtaagggaggaggagaagctggagcTGAAGAAGCTGATGGAGCGCGTTCCCATCCCCATCAAGGAGAGCGTGGAGGAGCCCAGTGCCAAGGTGAACATCCTCCTCCAGGCATACATCTCTCAGCTCAAGCTGGACGGGTTCGCACTCATGTCAGACATGGTGTATGTCACACAGAGTGCCGGCCGGCTCATGCGGGCCATGTTTGAGATCGTGCTGCACCGTGGGTGGGCCCAGCTTGCAGACAAGACCCTCAACCTGTGCAAGATGGTGGACAAGCGCATGTGGCAGTCCATGTCTCCCCTCAGGCAGTTCAGGAAGATACCCGAGGAGGCCATCAGGAAGCTGGAAAAGAAGAGCGTGCCATGGGAGCGTCTGTATGACCTGGGCCCCAATGAGATTGGAGAGCTCATCCGCATGCCCAAGGGAGGCAAGATGATCCACAAGTACATCCACCAGCTGCCCAAGCTGGACCTGGAGACGCACATCCAGCCCATCACCCGCCAGATGCTCAAGGTGGAGCTCACCATCACGCCAGACTTCAAGTGGGACGAGAAGGTGCATGGTCGCTCGGAGGCCTTCTGGGTCATGGTGGAAGATGTGGATGCAGAGAACATCCTCCACCACGAGTATTTCCTCCTCAAGCAGAAGTTTGCCGAGGATGAGCACGTCATCAAGTTCTTTGTGCCGGTCTTTGAGCCGCTCCACCCGCACTACTTCATCCGCATTACATCGGACAAGTGGCTGTCAGCAGAGACCCAGCTGCCCGTGTCCTTCCGTCACCTGATCCTCCCGGAAAAGTACCCACCCCCCACTGAGCTGCTGGACCTTCAGCCACTCCCCATCACTGCCCTCCGCAACCCCCAGTATGAGTTACTCTACCGCACCCTCAACAAGCAGCAGCAGTTCAACCCCATCCAGACACAGGTCTTCAATGCCACCTACAACTCCGACGACAGCGTGTTCGTGGCCGCCCCAACCGGCTCCGGCAAGACCCTATGTGCTGAGTTTGCCATCCTGCGCACCTTCAGCCAGGACGAGAATGCCCGCTGCGTCTATGTGGCCTCTAAGGATGAAATAGTGGAGAGCATGTATGAACACTGGCAGGATAGGTTCAGCAGCCTGGATAAACGGGTGGTGCTGCTGACCGGTGAGACAGGGGCCGACCTCAAGCTGTTGAACAAGGCAAACATCGTCGTCAGTACGGCCGAGAAGTGGGATGTGCTCTCCCGGCgctggaaacagaggaagaacgtACAGAACATCAGCCTCTTCATCGTGGACGAGCTCCAGCTGATGGGTGGCTCAGATGGCCCCACACTAGAAGTGGTCTGCTCCAGAATCCGCTACATTGCCTCCAAGATCAGCCGTCACATCCGCATCGTGGCTCTCAGCTCCTCCCTGGCCAACGCGCGTGATGTGGCTCAGTGGCTCGGCTGCTCCTCCAACTTTACCTTCAATTTCCACCCTAATGTGCGGCCTTTGCCTCTGGAGCTGCACATCCAGGGCTTCAACAACCCACACAACGCCTCTCGTCTGTATGCCATGGCCAAGCCGGCATACCTGGCCATCCTCAGACACAGCCCCCACAAGCCCGCCATGGTGTTCGTGCCGTCCCGCAAGCAGAGTATGATAACGGCCAGTGACCTGCTCACCTTCGCCGCGGCAGACAAGGAGCCGCAGCGCTTCCTTCTGGTGAGTCCAGAGGAGGTGGCCGAGCTCCTGCCACAGATTGGGGACGAGATGCTGCGCGAGCTGGTGGGACAAGGTGTCGGGTACCTGCATGAGGGGCTGACAGCGAGGGACCGACGGCTGGTGGAGCGGCTGTTTGAGGCGGAGGCcatccaggtggtggtggtgagtcgtgCTCTGTGCTGGGCCATCACTGCACCGGCGCACCTTGTGGTCATCACCGACACACAAAGCTACAACGGCCGCCTCCACACATATGAGGACTACCCCATCACCGACACCCTGCAGATGGTGGGACGTGCCAACAGACCCACCGAGGACGATGAGGCCAAGTGTGTCCTCATGTGCCACTCCTCCAAGAAGGATTACTTTAAGAAGTTCCTCTACGAGCCACTGCCCATCGAGAGTCACCTTGACCACGCCCTCCACGACCACTTTAACGCCGAGATCGTCACCAGAACCATCGAGAACAAGCAGGAGGCGGTGGATTACGTCACGTGGACCTTCCTGTACCGACGCATGACCCAGAACCCCAACTACTACGGCCTGCAGGGCGTGTCACATCGCCACCTCTCTGACCACCTCTCAGACCTGGTGGAATCGACACTGCACGACCTGGAGGAGTCTCGCTGCATCACCATCGAGGACGACATGGACACGGCGCCACTCAACCTGGGCATCATTGCCTCCTACTACTACATTAACTACACCACCATCGAGCTCTTCAACAAGTCACTCAACAGCAAGACCAAGATCAGAGGACTCCTAGAAATCATATCCAGCGCTGCAGAGTACGAGAGTGTCCCCATCCGCCATGGGGAGGATGACGCGCTCCGCCGCCTCGCCCAGAAGGTCCCCAACAAGCCTGAGGGGAAGGTGTCCGACCCTCACACCAAGACCAACCTCCTCCTGCAGGCACATCTTTCCCGTCTCACCCTGAGCGCCGAACTCCAGCAGGACACAGAGCTGGTTCTTGGCCGTGCTCTGAGGCTCATCCAGGCCTGTGTTGACGTCTTATCCTCCAACGGGTGGCTGGCGCCTGCCCTGTCAGCCATGACCTTGGCCCAGATGGTCACCCAGGCCATGTGGTCAAAGGACTCCTACCTAAAGCAGCTGCCACACTTCAACGGCGAGATCGTGGAGCGCTGCGAAGCCAAGGAGGTCACGTCCGTTTTTGATATTCTGGAACTCGAAGACGACGACCGTAACCGCCTCTTACAGCTATCTGATGCCCAGATGACTGACGTGGCACGCTTCTGCAACCGCTACCCCAGCATCAACCTGGACTATGAGGTGATGGAGGCTGACGGCATCACCAGCGGCTCGATGGTGAACGTGGATGTAGTGCTTGAGCGTGAGGACGAGCCAGGCCCTGTCATCGCGCCTCTGTTCCCACACAAGCGCGAGGAGGGCTGGTGGGTGATCATTGGGGACCCTAAACCCAACTCCCTCATCTCCATCAAGCGCCTTACCTTGCAGCAGAAGGCTAAGGTCAAGCTGGACTTTGTGGCGCCCAGCGAGGGGTCATACGAATACCGTCTCTACTTCATGAGTGACGCGTACATGGGCTGTGACCAGGAGTACAAGGTGCCTCTCAGGGTGAGGGAGGCGGAGTCGGAATCAGAGTCAGATAGTGATTAA